Proteins found in one Aneurinibacillus uraniidurans genomic segment:
- the cspD gene encoding cold-shock protein CspD → MQTTGTVKWFNAEKGFGFIEVEGGSDVFVHFSAITGEGFKSLEEGQRVQFSIVQGNRGPQAENVVKL, encoded by the coding sequence ATGCAAACAACAGGAACAGTTAAATGGTTTAATGCTGAAAAAGGGTTTGGTTTTATCGAAGTTGAAGGCGGCAGCGATGTATTCGTTCACTTCAGCGCAATTACAGGCGAAGGATTCAAGTCGTTAGAAGAAGGTCAACGCGTTCAGTTCTCGATCGTTCAAGGAAACCGTGGACCGCAAGCTGAAAACGTAGTTAAGCTGTAA